The following proteins are encoded in a genomic region of Brachypodium distachyon strain Bd21 chromosome 1, Brachypodium_distachyon_v3.0, whole genome shotgun sequence:
- the LOC100835923 gene encoding uncharacterized protein LOC100835923 isoform X1 produces MAHLGAERHALAPCLIFLLARAPPPLPPHPAAGRRRPLPRLLHRRYYTGYPKDLGPSRIIPFTSERQFVQLLNEGRPVVVAFTIKCTYTQHLDKVLEEAASTFYPHIKFVRVECPKYPGFCLTRQKTEYPFLEVFYNPEQAAKPGKIVDPNITKYSAKVLPFNYDQSVYGFREYFKKYGFKYSETS; encoded by the exons ATGGCCCATCTGGGTGCCGAGCGCCACGCCCTCGCTCCGtgcctcatcttcctcctcgcgcgagcgccgccacccctccctccccatcccgctgccgggCGCCGCAGACCCCTGCCTCGTCTCCTCCACCGTAG GTACTACACTGGATATCCCAAGGATCTGGGGCCATCAAGAATTATACCATTCACGTCAGAGCGCCAATTTGTGCAGTTATTAAATGAAGGACGGCCTGTGGTTGTGGCCTTCACTATTAA GTGCACTTATACACAGCATCTTGACAAAGTACTGGAGGAAGCTGCTTCTACATTTTATCCTCATATAAAGTTTGTTCGG GTGGAGTGCCCAAAGTATCCTGGATTTTGCCTCACAAGGCAAAAGACTGAGTATCCATTTCTTGAAGTATTTTACAACCCAGAACAG GCTGCTAAACCAGGAAAGATAGTCGATCCAAATATCACAAAATATTCTGCAAAAGTTCTACCT TTCAACTACGACCAGAGTGTGTACGGGTTTCGAGAATATTTTAAGAAGTATGGATTCAAGTACTCTGAAACAAGCTAG
- the LOC100835923 gene encoding uncharacterized protein LOC100835923 isoform X2: MAEETFFDRMVSQLRSTSKYYTGYPKDLGPSRIIPFTSERQFVQLLNEGRPVVVAFTIKCTYTQHLDKVLEEAASTFYPHIKFVRVECPKYPGFCLTRQKTEYPFLEVFYNPEQAAKPGKIVDPNITKYSAKVLPFNYDQSVYGFREYFKKYGFKYSETS, from the exons ATGGCGGAGGAGACATTTTTTGATAGGATGGTTTCTCAGCTTCGGTCGACATCCAA GTACTACACTGGATATCCCAAGGATCTGGGGCCATCAAGAATTATACCATTCACGTCAGAGCGCCAATTTGTGCAGTTATTAAATGAAGGACGGCCTGTGGTTGTGGCCTTCACTATTAA GTGCACTTATACACAGCATCTTGACAAAGTACTGGAGGAAGCTGCTTCTACATTTTATCCTCATATAAAGTTTGTTCGG GTGGAGTGCCCAAAGTATCCTGGATTTTGCCTCACAAGGCAAAAGACTGAGTATCCATTTCTTGAAGTATTTTACAACCCAGAACAG GCTGCTAAACCAGGAAAGATAGTCGATCCAAATATCACAAAATATTCTGCAAAAGTTCTACCT TTCAACTACGACCAGAGTGTGTACGGGTTTCGAGAATATTTTAAGAAGTATGGATTCAAGTACTCTGAAACAAGCTAG